One Methanobrevibacter sp. DNA segment encodes these proteins:
- the argJ gene encoding bifunctional ornithine acetyltransferase/N-acetylglutamate synthase has product MNFIKELDGGFSQIENLKVSGAREGKFGVSIIVSPNSTASAVFTSNKVVAAPVKYTQNILKKGIVSAVFVNSGNANCFTGRQGFKDCETLVELVSKDLKIPKDEIAIASTGVIGREMPIDIISKVAYESLSKLGDGPENSLAAAKAIMTTDTFPKECAVEVTLTNGDKVKIAGITKGSGMIAPNMGTMLSFIVTDAVIPSSEIKKALKTSADVSFNMIVVDGDESTNDTCLMMANGSSGVEVVNDGKLDSNFQQALNYLCIDLAKKMARDGEGASKFIEANVYGAKNQNDARLAAKSIISSSLFKSAVFGGDPNWGRIVSAIGYSGCDLNPDIVTISIADDADDVDLVKNGEIFAFEDTPYLERAEKIMQSKNITVNIDMDLGDGEATAWGCDLTYDYVKINAEYTT; this is encoded by the coding sequence ATGAATTTTATTAAGGAACTTGATGGAGGATTTTCTCAAATAGAAAATCTTAAGGTATCAGGTGCTCGTGAAGGTAAATTTGGCGTAAGCATTATTGTTTCACCAAACAGTACTGCTTCTGCAGTTTTCACTTCCAATAAAGTGGTTGCAGCACCTGTCAAATATACACAAAACATTCTTAAAAAAGGAATTGTTTCAGCTGTTTTTGTAAATAGTGGTAATGCTAACTGTTTTACAGGCAGGCAAGGTTTTAAAGATTGTGAGACATTAGTGGAATTGGTGTCTAAAGATTTAAAAATACCTAAGGATGAAATCGCCATTGCTTCAACTGGAGTCATTGGTCGTGAAATGCCTATTGACATTATCTCTAAAGTTGCATATGAATCATTATCTAAATTGGGTGATGGACCGGAAAATTCACTTGCAGCTGCAAAAGCAATCATGACAACCGACACTTTTCCAAAGGAATGTGCAGTTGAAGTAACTTTAACAAATGGAGATAAGGTAAAGATTGCAGGTATCACTAAAGGAAGCGGTATGATTGCTCCGAATATGGGTACAATGTTGTCTTTTATAGTTACTGATGCAGTAATTCCATCTTCAGAGATTAAAAAGGCATTAAAAACATCAGCTGATGTCAGTTTCAACATGATAGTTGTTGACGGTGATGAAAGTACCAATGACACTTGCTTGATGATGGCTAATGGTTCATCAGGCGTTGAAGTCGTCAATGATGGAAAACTTGATTCCAATTTCCAGCAAGCCCTGAATTATCTCTGCATTGATTTGGCTAAAAAGATGGCTCGTGACGGTGAGGGAGCAAGTAAATTCATTGAAGCTAACGTATATGGTGCTAAAAATCAAAATGATGCACGTTTAGCTGCAAAATCAATAATTTCTTCAAGCTTATTTAAATCCGCCGTATTTGGTGGAGATCCGAATTGGGGCAGAATTGTATCGGCTATCGGATATTCGGGTTGTGATTTAAATCCTGATATTGTAACAATATCAATTGCAGATGATGCTGATGATGTTGATTTGGTCAAAAATGGAGAAATTTTTGCATTTGAAGATACACCATATCTTGAAAGGGCTGAAAAGATTATGCAGTCAAAAAACATTACTGTCAATATTGATATGGATTTGGGTGATGGTGAAGCTACTGCATGGGGTTGTGATTTAACATATGATTATGTTAAAATCAATGCAGAATACACCACTTAA